A genomic region of Streptomyces sp. NBC_00247 contains the following coding sequences:
- a CDS encoding solute symporter family protein, whose product MSGDHQTLALVLFSAFIAVTLGITTWVGRTRQGSAEEFYAGGRLFSPMENGFAIAGDYMSAASFLGISGLIALFGYDGMLYSVGFLVAWLVVLLLVAELVRNCGRFTLADVVAARMAERPVRTAVGASSVTVSVLYLVAQMVGAGSLVAMLLGGTSGATRSWTVVGVGALMVVYVSFGGMRATTWIQIVKAVLLMAGTIALTVAVLVRFHGDVNALLSTAAERSGHGRSFLAPGLKYGGGWTARFDFISLGLALVLGTAGLPHILSRFYTVPTARAARRSVVWSIGLIGSFYLMTIVLGFGAAALVGPTAVRSSSEAGNTAVPLLALALGGGEGATGGTILFAVVAAIAFATILAVVAGITLASSASVAHDLYASLRRPGGKPFGEVAVARVAAVGIGVVAIGLGLLAQDLNVAFLVGLAFAVAASANLPALLYSLFWKNFTTRGAVWAVYGGLVPALILVLLSPVVSGSPTALFPGVDFQLFPLENPGLVSIPLGFLAGWIGTVTSAQPPDEDRHAEMEVRSLTGAGAV is encoded by the coding sequence TTGAGCGGGGACCATCAGACGCTCGCGCTGGTGCTGTTCAGCGCGTTCATCGCCGTCACCCTCGGCATCACCACCTGGGTCGGACGTACCCGCCAGGGCTCGGCCGAGGAGTTCTATGCCGGGGGCCGGCTGTTCTCTCCCATGGAGAACGGTTTCGCCATCGCCGGTGACTACATGTCGGCTGCCTCGTTCCTCGGCATCTCCGGGCTCATCGCCCTCTTCGGCTACGACGGGATGCTGTATTCGGTCGGGTTCCTCGTCGCCTGGCTGGTCGTCCTGCTCCTGGTGGCCGAACTCGTGCGCAACTGCGGACGGTTCACCCTGGCCGACGTGGTGGCCGCACGCATGGCGGAGCGCCCCGTGCGCACCGCCGTCGGGGCGTCGTCGGTGACCGTCTCGGTGCTGTACCTCGTCGCGCAGATGGTCGGTGCCGGCAGCCTGGTCGCCATGCTCCTCGGCGGTACCAGCGGCGCCACCCGTTCCTGGACCGTGGTCGGGGTCGGCGCACTCATGGTGGTCTACGTCTCGTTCGGCGGCATGCGAGCCACCACCTGGATCCAGATCGTCAAGGCCGTCCTCCTCATGGCCGGCACGATCGCCCTCACCGTGGCCGTTCTGGTCCGGTTCCACGGTGACGTCAACGCACTGCTCAGCACCGCGGCCGAACGCAGTGGCCACGGACGGAGTTTCCTCGCGCCGGGACTCAAGTACGGCGGCGGTTGGACGGCACGCTTCGACTTCATCAGCCTCGGACTGGCGCTGGTCCTCGGCACGGCCGGACTGCCGCACATTCTGTCCCGCTTCTACACGGTGCCGACGGCCCGTGCGGCCCGGCGGTCCGTCGTCTGGTCGATCGGGCTGATCGGCAGCTTCTACCTGATGACGATCGTGCTCGGGTTCGGCGCCGCGGCACTTGTCGGGCCCACCGCGGTCCGGTCCTCCAGCGAGGCCGGGAACACCGCGGTTCCGCTGCTGGCGCTGGCGCTGGGCGGCGGCGAGGGAGCCACCGGCGGAACGATTCTCTTCGCCGTGGTCGCCGCCATCGCTTTCGCCACGATCCTGGCAGTGGTCGCGGGGATCACCCTCGCCTCCTCGGCCTCGGTCGCCCACGACCTCTACGCCTCGCTCCGCCGCCCCGGCGGCAAGCCGTTCGGCGAGGTCGCGGTAGCCCGGGTGGCCGCCGTCGGGATCGGGGTGGTCGCCATCGGGCTGGGCCTGCTCGCCCAGGACCTCAATGTGGCCTTCCTCGTCGGGCTGGCCTTCGCGGTGGCCGCCTCGGCCAACCTTCCGGCGCTGCTCTACTCGCTCTTCTGGAAGAACTTCACCACCCGTGGTGCCGTCTGGGCCGTGTACGGGGGGCTGGTCCCGGCTCTGATTCTCGTACTGCTCTCGCCGGTCGTCTCCGGCTCGCCCACCGCCCTCTTCCCAGGGGTCGACTTTCAGCTCTTCCCGCTGGAGAATCCCGGTCTCGTCTCCATTCCCCTCGGATTCCTCGCGGGGTGGATCGGCACGGTGACCTCCGCCCAGCCGCCCGACGAGGACAGGCACGCCGAGATGGAGGTCAGGTCGTTGACCGGAGCCGGGGCGGTCTGA
- a CDS encoding LacI family DNA-binding transcriptional regulator, with protein MTRRLAQVAQKVGVSEATVSRVLNGKPGVSDATRQAVLSALDVLGYERPTQLRGERARLVGLVLPELQNPIFPAFAEVVGGALAQQGLTPVLCTQTKGGVSEADYVDLLLQQQVSGVVFAGGLYHQADAAHDHYKVLADRRIPVVLINAAIAELGFPGVSCDDSVAVEQAWRHLASLGHERIGLVLGPGDHVPSQRKLDAARQLAREYGATIPDEHVARAMFSLEGGQAAASRLLDRDVTGIICGSDPLALGAVRAVRRRGLSVPHDVSVVGYDDSAFMNCTEPPLTTVRQPIEAMGRAAVELLSVQIGGKAVPSDELLFEPELVVRGSTAPPPRENSR; from the coding sequence ATGACGCGACGACTTGCTCAGGTGGCACAGAAGGTTGGGGTCAGTGAGGCCACGGTCAGCCGGGTCCTGAACGGTAAGCCAGGCGTCTCGGACGCCACTCGGCAGGCGGTGCTCTCCGCGCTGGACGTGCTCGGGTACGAGCGACCGACCCAGCTGCGGGGCGAGCGGGCCAGGCTGGTCGGGCTCGTTCTTCCCGAACTCCAGAATCCCATCTTCCCGGCTTTCGCCGAAGTGGTCGGCGGCGCCCTCGCCCAGCAGGGGCTCACGCCCGTGCTCTGTACGCAGACCAAGGGCGGGGTCTCCGAGGCGGATTACGTGGACCTGTTGCTCCAGCAGCAGGTGTCCGGAGTGGTCTTCGCCGGTGGCCTCTACCACCAGGCGGACGCCGCCCACGACCACTACAAGGTGCTCGCCGACCGTCGCATCCCCGTCGTCCTGATCAACGCGGCCATCGCCGAACTCGGCTTTCCGGGTGTCTCCTGCGACGACTCCGTCGCGGTCGAGCAGGCGTGGCGGCATCTCGCCTCGCTCGGGCACGAGCGGATCGGCCTGGTTCTCGGTCCCGGCGACCACGTTCCCTCCCAGCGCAAGCTCGACGCCGCACGGCAGTTGGCCCGTGAGTACGGGGCGACGATCCCGGACGAACACGTGGCACGGGCCATGTTCTCGCTGGAGGGCGGCCAGGCCGCGGCTTCCCGGCTGCTCGACCGGGACGTCACCGGCATCATCTGCGGCAGCGACCCGCTCGCGCTCGGCGCGGTGCGCGCGGTACGCCGCAGGGGGCTCTCCGTGCCGCACGACGTGTCGGTGGTCGGATACGACGACTCCGCCTTCATGAACTGCACCGAACCGCCCCTGACGACGGTTCGTCAGCCCATCGAGGCCATGGGCCGGGCGGCCGTCGAGCTGCTGTCCGTGCAGATCGGGGGCAAGGCGGTGCCCTCCGACGAGCTGCTCTTCGAGCCGGAACTGGTGGTGCGCGGATCGACCGCCCCGCCGCCGCGCGAGAATTCGCGCTGA
- a CDS encoding CobW family GTP-binding protein, producing the protein MPASAPPGDARIPQIPVLVLAGFLGSGKTTLLNHLLHHRAGNRVGVIVNDFGAIEIDAMTVAGQVGSTVSLGNGCLCCAVDASELDSYLETLTRPAARLDLIVIEASGLAEPQELVRMLLASENPRIVYGGLVEVVDAAEFERTRERHPETDRHLAVADLVVLNKTDRIDDAEHERLYASVTSLTDRAAVVSTEHGRIDPSLLFDPALRPDSDRTAARQLTFEDLLAGEADQHGGSGNHGGAHPHAAYQSVELSTGTPLDPRRFMRFLDSRPEGLYRMKGFVDFGAADPRNTYLVHAVGRFLRFVPRPWARDEPRLTQLVLIGSGFDGEALLRELEDCRTPGPGGADSGGAGPGGVPEAEPRDADDLERAMWGVLRYVATGRSADGADRPVEDDGPAEPDLR; encoded by the coding sequence TTGCCCGCTTCGGCCCCACCGGGTGATGCCCGCATTCCGCAGATCCCGGTCCTCGTGCTCGCGGGTTTCCTCGGTTCGGGCAAGACCACCCTGCTGAACCACCTGCTCCACCACCGCGCCGGAAACCGCGTCGGCGTGATCGTGAACGACTTCGGGGCCATCGAGATCGACGCCATGACGGTCGCCGGACAGGTCGGCTCGACGGTCTCGCTGGGCAACGGCTGCCTGTGCTGCGCGGTGGACGCGAGCGAGCTGGACTCCTATCTGGAGACCCTGACGCGGCCCGCCGCCCGCCTCGATCTGATCGTCATCGAGGCCAGCGGACTCGCCGAGCCCCAGGAACTCGTACGGATGCTGCTGGCGAGCGAGAACCCGAGGATCGTCTACGGCGGGCTGGTCGAGGTCGTCGACGCGGCCGAGTTCGAGCGCACCCGGGAGCGGCACCCGGAGACCGACCGGCACCTCGCCGTCGCCGATCTGGTGGTCCTCAACAAGACCGACCGGATCGACGACGCCGAGCACGAGCGGCTGTACGCCTCGGTCACCTCGCTGACCGACCGTGCCGCCGTCGTCTCCACGGAACACGGACGGATCGACCCGTCGCTGCTCTTCGACCCCGCGCTCCGTCCCGACAGCGACCGGACGGCGGCCCGCCAACTCACCTTCGAGGACCTGCTGGCAGGGGAGGCGGACCAGCACGGCGGATCGGGGAACCACGGCGGAGCCCATCCCCACGCCGCGTACCAGAGCGTCGAGCTCTCCACCGGAACGCCGCTGGATCCCCGCCGGTTCATGCGGTTCCTCGATTCACGGCCCGAGGGGCTGTACCGCATGAAGGGCTTCGTGGACTTCGGCGCTGCCGACCCCCGCAACACCTACCTGGTGCACGCGGTGGGCCGGTTCCTCCGGTTCGTCCCGCGTCCGTGGGCCCGCGACGAGCCGAGGCTCACCCAACTCGTCCTGATCGGTTCAGGGTTCGACGGGGAGGCGCTCCTGCGGGAACTGGAGGATTGCCGGACGCCCGGCCCGGGCGGCGCGGACTCGGGCGGCGCGGGCCCCGGCGGCGTACCGGAGGCCGAGCCGCGCGACGCGGACGATCTGGAGCGCGCCATGTGGGGGGTCCTGCGTTACGTCGCCACGGGCCGGTCTGCCGATGGAGCCGACCGGCCCGTGGAAGACGACGGACCTGCCGAGCCGGACCTGCGGTAG
- a CDS encoding citrate synthase/methylcitrate synthase produces the protein MPTKTHSPAPTGVPRGLAGVVVTDTVLGDVRGTEGFYHYRQYSAIELAQTRSFEDVWYLMFHGELPDEPARAAFAARTAELRHLPDEVRAALPAIARAGAVSGPLAGLRTALSLLGASAGYRPLYDIEPGRRREDALAVCAAVPTLLTALHRLGEGLEPVEPRDDLPHAANYLYMLTGELPDAVRARAVERYLISTVDHGFNASTFTARVVASTGADMAACLVAAVGALSGPLHGGAPSRALDTLDAIGTPDRIDGWIREQVLSGGRIMGFGHPVYRTEDPRSRMLREIAQDFGGPLVDFAVEVERQVEAILAELKPGRELHTNVEFYAGVVMELCGLPRAMFTPTFCAARVVGWSANILEQAADSKIIRPAARYVGTPPPQPVPAP, from the coding sequence ATGCCGACCAAGACCCACAGCCCCGCCCCGACCGGCGTCCCCCGCGGCCTCGCGGGTGTCGTCGTCACCGACACCGTCCTGGGCGACGTCCGGGGGACCGAGGGCTTCTACCACTACCGCCAGTACTCGGCGATCGAGCTCGCGCAGACCCGGAGCTTCGAGGACGTCTGGTACCTGATGTTCCACGGTGAGCTGCCCGACGAGCCCGCCCGCGCCGCGTTCGCCGCGCGCACCGCCGAGCTGCGCCACCTCCCGGACGAGGTCCGCGCGGCGCTGCCCGCCATCGCCCGCGCCGGAGCCGTGTCCGGCCCGCTGGCGGGGCTGCGTACCGCGCTCTCCCTGCTCGGCGCCTCGGCCGGGTACCGCCCGCTGTACGACATCGAGCCGGGTCGCCGCCGTGAGGACGCGCTCGCCGTCTGCGCGGCGGTGCCCACCCTGTTGACCGCCCTGCACCGTCTGGGCGAGGGTCTCGAACCGGTCGAACCGCGCGACGATCTGCCGCACGCCGCCAACTACCTGTACATGCTCACCGGCGAGTTGCCCGACGCCGTCCGTGCGCGGGCGGTCGAGCGCTATCTCATCTCCACCGTCGACCACGGGTTCAACGCGTCCACCTTCACCGCGAGGGTCGTCGCCTCCACCGGTGCCGACATGGCCGCCTGCCTGGTCGCGGCGGTCGGCGCGCTCTCCGGCCCCCTGCACGGAGGTGCGCCGAGCCGCGCACTGGACACGCTGGATGCGATCGGCACCCCGGACCGTATCGACGGCTGGATCCGCGAACAGGTCCTCTCGGGCGGACGGATCATGGGCTTCGGCCACCCGGTCTACCGCACCGAGGATCCGCGTTCGCGGATGCTGAGGGAGATCGCCCAGGACTTCGGCGGCCCGCTCGTCGACTTCGCCGTCGAGGTGGAGCGTCAGGTGGAAGCCATCCTCGCCGAGCTCAAGCCGGGCCGTGAGCTGCACACCAACGTGGAGTTCTACGCCGGAGTCGTGATGGAGCTCTGCGGGCTTCCCCGGGCCATGTTCACGCCCACCTTCTGTGCGGCGCGGGTGGTCGGCTGGAGTGCCAATATCCTGGAACAGGCGGCGGACTCGAAGATCATCCGACCCGCGGCCCGCTATGTCGGGACGCCTCCGCCGCAGCCGGTCCCGGCACCCTGA
- a CDS encoding DNA gyrase/topoisomerase IV subunit A, whose translation MARRSTKTPPPDDFEEKILDIDVVDEMQGSFLEYAYSVIYSRALPDARDGMKPVHRRIVSQMNEMGLRPDRGYVKCARVVGEVMGKLHPHGDASIYDALVRMAQPFSMRLPLVDGHGNFGSLGNDDPPAAMRYTECRMADATSLMTESIDEDTVDFQSNYDGQEQEPVVLPAAYPNLLVNGASGIAVGMATNMPPHNLGEVVAAARHLIRYPNADLEALMRFVPGPDLPTGGRIVGLSGIKDAYAAGRGTFKIRATVAVENVTPRRKGLVVTELPFTVGPEKVISKIKDLVSSKKLQGIADVKDLTDRSHGLRLVIEIKNGFVPEAVLEQLYKLTPMEESFGINNVALVDGQPLTLGLKELLEVYLDHRFEVVRRRSEFRRTKRRDRLHLVEGLLVALVDIDEVIRIIRDSDNSAAAKERLMERFSLSEIQTQYILDTPLRRLTRFDRIELESERDRLSSEIEALTAILESDSELRKLVSSELAAVAKKFGTDRRTVLLESAGSQVSAVPLQVADDPCRVLLSSTGLLARTANADPVAEDEDAKRAKHDVIVSAVPATARGEVGAVTSTGRLLRVAVIDLPQLPDTHAAPNLSGGAPVSEFLTLDEGEELICLTTLDETSQGLAIGTLQGVVKRVVPDYPANKDELEVISLKEGDRIVGAVELRTGEEDLVFISTDAQLLRYPAAQVRPQGRPAGGMAGIKLTDGAEVLSFTAVEPAADAAVFTVAGSHGTLDDSVLTSKLTPFDQYPRKGRATGGVRCQRFLKGEDVLVFAWAGPLPARAAQQNGAPARLPEPDPRRDGSGIPLTDPVASVAGPV comes from the coding sequence ATGGCCCGCCGCAGCACGAAAACCCCGCCGCCGGACGACTTCGAGGAGAAGATCCTCGACATCGACGTCGTCGACGAAATGCAGGGCTCCTTCCTCGAGTACGCGTACTCGGTGATCTACTCCCGGGCCCTGCCCGACGCGCGCGACGGCATGAAGCCGGTGCACCGCCGCATCGTGTCCCAGATGAACGAGATGGGACTGCGCCCCGACCGCGGGTACGTCAAGTGTGCCCGCGTGGTCGGCGAGGTCATGGGTAAGCTGCACCCGCACGGGGACGCGTCGATCTACGACGCCCTGGTGCGCATGGCGCAGCCGTTCTCCATGCGTCTCCCGCTCGTGGACGGACACGGCAACTTCGGCTCCCTCGGCAACGACGACCCGCCGGCCGCCATGCGGTACACCGAGTGCCGGATGGCCGACGCCACGTCCCTCATGACGGAGTCGATCGACGAGGACACCGTCGACTTCCAGTCGAACTACGACGGCCAGGAGCAGGAGCCCGTCGTCCTCCCGGCCGCCTACCCGAACCTGCTGGTCAACGGCGCGTCCGGGATCGCGGTCGGCATGGCGACCAACATGCCGCCGCACAACCTCGGTGAGGTCGTCGCCGCCGCGCGCCACCTCATCCGGTACCCGAACGCCGACCTCGAAGCGCTGATGCGGTTCGTCCCCGGTCCCGACCTGCCGACCGGTGGCCGGATCGTGGGTCTGAGCGGTATCAAGGACGCCTACGCCGCCGGGCGCGGCACGTTCAAGATCCGGGCGACGGTCGCCGTGGAGAACGTCACCCCGCGCCGCAAGGGCCTCGTCGTCACCGAACTGCCCTTCACGGTCGGTCCGGAGAAGGTCATCTCCAAGATCAAGGACCTGGTCTCGTCGAAGAAGCTCCAGGGCATCGCCGACGTCAAGGACCTCACCGACCGCTCGCACGGACTGCGTCTGGTCATCGAGATCAAGAACGGCTTCGTGCCGGAGGCCGTCCTGGAGCAGCTCTACAAGCTGACGCCGATGGAGGAGTCCTTCGGCATCAACAACGTCGCGCTCGTCGACGGCCAGCCGCTCACCCTGGGGCTCAAGGAGCTCCTGGAGGTCTACCTCGACCACCGTTTCGAGGTCGTGCGCCGGCGCAGCGAGTTCCGCCGCACCAAGCGGCGCGATCGGCTGCACCTGGTGGAGGGGCTGCTCGTCGCCCTCGTCGACATCGACGAGGTCATCCGGATCATCCGGGACAGCGACAACTCCGCGGCAGCGAAGGAGCGCCTCATGGAGCGCTTCTCGCTGAGCGAGATCCAGACGCAGTACATCCTGGACACTCCGCTGCGCCGGCTGACCCGGTTCGACCGGATCGAGCTGGAGAGCGAGCGCGACCGGCTCAGTTCGGAGATCGAGGCGCTGACCGCGATCCTGGAGTCGGACAGCGAGCTGCGCAAGCTCGTCTCCTCCGAACTGGCGGCGGTGGCGAAGAAGTTCGGTACCGACCGGCGTACGGTGCTGCTGGAGTCGGCGGGCTCGCAGGTCTCCGCCGTACCCCTTCAGGTGGCGGACGACCCGTGCCGGGTGCTGCTCTCCTCCACCGGTCTGCTCGCCCGGACGGCCAACGCCGACCCGGTGGCCGAGGACGAGGACGCCAAGCGCGCGAAGCACGACGTGATCGTGTCCGCCGTACCGGCGACCGCGCGCGGCGAGGTGGGGGCGGTGACCTCCACCGGGCGGCTGCTGCGCGTCGCGGTGATCGATCTGCCCCAGCTGCCTGACACCCACGCCGCTCCCAACCTCTCGGGCGGAGCTCCGGTGTCGGAGTTCCTCACGCTGGACGAGGGCGAGGAGCTGATCTGCCTGACCACGCTCGACGAGACGTCGCAGGGCCTGGCGATCGGCACCCTCCAGGGGGTGGTGAAGCGCGTCGTGCCGGACTATCCGGCCAACAAGGACGAACTGGAGGTCATTTCCCTGAAGGAGGGCGACCGGATCGTCGGCGCCGTGGAGCTGCGTACGGGCGAGGAGGACCTCGTCTTCATCTCGACCGACGCGCAGTTGCTGCGGTACCCGGCGGCCCAGGTGCGTCCGCAGGGGCGTCCGGCCGGCGGCATGGCCGGGATCAAGCTCACGGACGGCGCCGAGGTGCTGTCCTTCACCGCGGTCGAACCGGCCGCTGACGCGGCGGTGTTCACGGTGGCCGGCTCGCACGGCACACTGGACGACTCGGTGCTCACGTCGAAGCTGACACCCTTCGACCAGTACCCGCGCAAGGGACGGGCCACCGGTGGGGTGCGGTGCCAGCGGTTCCTCAAGGGTGAGGACGTGCTGGTCTTCGCCTGGGCCGGCCCCCTGCCCGCCCGCGCCGCGCAACAGAACGGCGCACCCGCGCGACTGCCGGAACCCGACCCGCGCCGTGACGGTTCGGGCATCCCGCTGACCGACCCGGTCGCCTCGGTCGCGGGTCCGGTGTAG
- a CDS encoding citrate synthase, which translates to MTDQGARDFDTGTGERLSTRETAALLGVKPETVYAYVSRGQLSSVRAPGGRGSTFDADEVRALARRTGRRDPLPAGGADLVFRTGITLIDQDRYYYRGVDAGELALHHGYEEVAEWLWTGELRPGVRFSAPPQALTAARQAVAALPAHSGTTDRLRVAVVAAAAADPLRFDLSPASVLDAARGLIPTLVGALLPAAGAPADRVPASGAPVGDVGRTGTGPAGPGIAARLWPALTARPVGAASLAVLDTALALLIDHDLAASTLAVRVAASAHAHPYAVVSAGLGALEGPLHGAASGLAHRMLREVVERGGAAPVVADHLRTGRRIPGLGHRLYDGEDPRARVLFALLEDVPEAASALAAARDVVSTAARHVPLHANVDLALAVLSVSEAMPAEAGETVFAVARTAGWIAHALEEYAERPLRLRPRGQYTGPPPPQALPSPVISSIASSAPESRSGNAR; encoded by the coding sequence ATGACGGATCAGGGAGCGCGCGACTTCGACACCGGAACCGGCGAGCGGCTCAGTACGCGCGAGACGGCCGCTCTGCTCGGCGTGAAACCGGAGACGGTGTACGCCTACGTCAGCCGCGGTCAGCTCAGCAGCGTGCGCGCGCCCGGAGGGCGGGGGAGCACGTTCGACGCCGACGAGGTGCGGGCCCTGGCCCGGCGCACAGGTCGGCGCGACCCCCTGCCGGCGGGCGGGGCGGACCTGGTCTTCCGTACCGGCATCACCCTCATCGACCAGGACCGCTACTACTACCGGGGCGTCGACGCGGGCGAACTCGCCCTGCACCACGGGTACGAGGAAGTCGCCGAATGGCTCTGGACCGGCGAACTCAGGCCGGGCGTCCGTTTCTCCGCTCCCCCGCAGGCCCTGACCGCGGCACGACAGGCCGTCGCCGCACTGCCCGCGCACAGCGGGACGACGGACCGGCTGCGGGTCGCGGTCGTCGCTGCGGCGGCTGCCGACCCACTGCGTTTCGACCTCTCCCCCGCCTCGGTCCTGGACGCGGCGCGCGGCCTGATCCCGACCTTGGTGGGCGCACTGCTGCCGGCCGCCGGTGCGCCCGCCGACCGGGTCCCGGCCTCCGGGGCTCCCGTCGGCGACGTCGGTCGCACCGGTACGGGCCCCGCCGGCCCCGGCATCGCGGCCCGGTTGTGGCCCGCGCTCACCGCGCGTCCCGTCGGCGCCGCGTCACTCGCCGTGCTGGACACCGCGCTCGCGCTGCTGATCGACCACGACCTCGCGGCGTCCACCCTCGCCGTCCGGGTGGCGGCCTCCGCGCACGCACATCCGTACGCCGTGGTCTCGGCGGGGCTCGGGGCGCTGGAAGGACCGCTGCACGGGGCGGCCAGCGGGCTCGCCCACCGGATGCTCCGGGAGGTCGTGGAACGGGGCGGTGCCGCACCGGTCGTCGCCGACCACCTGCGTACCGGAAGGCGGATCCCCGGACTCGGCCACCGGCTCTACGACGGCGAAGACCCCCGCGCACGGGTCCTGTTCGCCCTGCTGGAGGACGTGCCCGAGGCCGCTTCGGCGCTCGCCGCGGCGCGGGACGTGGTGTCGACCGCCGCCCGGCACGTACCTCTGCACGCCAACGTCGATCTGGCGCTGGCCGTGCTGTCGGTCTCCGAGGCCATGCCCGCCGAGGCGGGTGAGACCGTGTTCGCGGTGGCCCGCACGGCGGGCTGGATCGCGCACGCCCTGGAGGAGTACGCGGAACGGCCCCTGCGCCTGCGCCCCCGCGGCCAGTACACCGGACCGCCCCCGCCGCAGGCGTTGCCTTCCCCGGTCATTTCCTCGATCGCTTCATCGGCCCCTGAGAGCCGCTCCGGCAACGCAAGATAG
- a CDS encoding DUF485 domain-containing protein, producing MEKEAGRVEAVTRLDEPWYDALAPAWGERDGTGTAAPDAPPLPGAPQSGHSAADIYREVQRSEAFREVRRRYRRFVVPATVAFLLWYLAYVVAATGAPGLMARPVAGALNVAMVAGLGQFLTTFLLTWAYARHARLRRDRAALELRWETQELTRGVER from the coding sequence GTGGAGAAGGAAGCAGGGCGGGTGGAGGCGGTGACCCGGCTCGACGAGCCGTGGTACGACGCACTGGCCCCAGCGTGGGGCGAGCGGGACGGTACGGGGACAGCGGCGCCCGATGCTCCACCCCTCCCCGGGGCTCCGCAGAGCGGCCACAGCGCTGCCGACATCTACCGAGAGGTCCAGCGGAGCGAGGCTTTCCGCGAAGTGCGCCGCCGATACCGGAGGTTCGTCGTTCCGGCGACCGTCGCGTTCCTCCTCTGGTACCTCGCCTACGTGGTCGCGGCCACCGGGGCACCCGGGCTGATGGCCCGTCCGGTGGCCGGGGCTCTGAATGTCGCCATGGTCGCCGGGCTCGGCCAGTTCCTCACCACCTTCCTGCTGACCTGGGCGTACGCCCGGCACGCGCGGCTCCGCCGGGACCGGGCGGCGCTGGAACTGCGCTGGGAGACCCAGGAGCTGACGAGAGGTGTCGAGCGTTGA